A genomic window from Fibrobacterota bacterium includes:
- a CDS encoding HD domain-containing protein, producing MDLVPVDREDVAPGKSLDSDIVDSLGRMLLPRGTPITDAAQAKQLWMRGYLQDLTPRAEPAPAPISFWRQKPRPGDTPSSTPKFFQPVERISFALWELVADVLSQRPAAPVERTLEIARGIQLQMAKDPDAFLASLELCQVCRYGTLHAIHSAAISDLVAQSMAKSAEERRILMAAALTRDIGFLELQEELDQQSDPLTEEQQEEVRNHPVASRRLLKEAGVSDPLWLSVVEQHHERLNGSGYPMALEGDAIHTLSRILGIADIYSAMGKTRVYRAAIQGPNAVQGLFQLRGSSVDAQITQVFARNLGIFHPGLVVRLNTKELAVVTRRTSDLKHPEVRAITDADEKLLSIYPARDVSDPVFAITGIVPRTHPLLERLNHRQLWGEGVGVVRR from the coding sequence CCAAGCCAAGCAGTTGTGGATGCGCGGCTACCTGCAGGACCTCACTCCGCGCGCCGAGCCCGCACCAGCGCCCATCAGCTTCTGGCGCCAAAAGCCACGCCCGGGAGACACGCCCTCCTCCACACCCAAATTTTTCCAACCTGTCGAACGGATCTCCTTCGCCTTGTGGGAGTTGGTCGCCGACGTGCTCAGCCAGCGGCCCGCCGCACCGGTGGAACGAACCCTGGAGATCGCCCGGGGGATCCAGCTCCAAATGGCAAAGGATCCGGACGCATTCCTGGCTTCCCTGGAGCTTTGCCAGGTCTGCCGGTATGGCACCTTGCACGCCATCCATTCGGCCGCCATCAGCGACCTGGTCGCCCAATCCATGGCCAAATCCGCCGAAGAACGCCGCATCCTGATGGCGGCGGCCCTCACCCGCGACATCGGCTTCTTGGAATTGCAGGAGGAACTCGATCAACAGAGCGACCCTCTGACCGAAGAACAGCAGGAGGAGGTCCGCAACCACCCGGTGGCCTCCAGGCGATTGCTCAAGGAAGCGGGGGTTTCGGATCCTCTCTGGCTTTCGGTGGTGGAACAGCACCACGAACGGCTCAACGGCAGCGGATACCCCATGGCTTTGGAGGGCGATGCGATCCACACCCTCTCGCGCATTCTGGGGATCGCCGACATCTACAGCGCCATGGGCAAAACCCGCGTGTACCGGGCCGCCATCCAAGGTCCGAACGCGGTTCAAGGCCTGTTCCAATTGCGCGGATCCAGCGTGGACGCCCAGATCACACAGGTGTTCGCCCGAAATCTGGGCATCTTCCACCCTGGTTTGGTGGTACGCCTGAACACCAAGGAGCTGGCCGTGGTCACCCGTCGGACCTCGGATCTCAAACACCCCGAAGTCCGCGCCATCACGGATGCGGACGAAAAACTCCTGTCCATCTATCCCGCCAGGGACGTTTCCGACCCTGTCTTTGCCATCACCGGCATCGTTCCCCGCACCCACCCGCTTCTGGAAAGGCTGAACCATCGCCAGCTCTGGGGCGAGGGTGTCGGCGTCGTTCGTCGGTGA